The following are from one region of the Orenia metallireducens genome:
- the dpsA gene encoding dipicolinate synthase subunit DpsA, whose translation MNIESLVDQKIALLGGDAREIELISILLDKGAALQIIGQPPQIDSDSIEVVDSLEEIDDDVIAVIAPMTGTDEKLQVKKTFADKEVVLTEDFFSRLTAGTRFFIGFAKPEIKDWSQKYGIELIELAALDEVAILNAIPTAEGAIEIVMREMPITLHNNNSFVLGLGRVGFSLARMLKGMGSNTYGVARKPKDFARALDMGFEQVAFKDLDKEISKADFIFNTVPTLILDEELLKNVRKDAIIIDLASYPGGTDFEAAKRLGLKAELALGLPGKVAPKSAGQILGKVIPRMILE comes from the coding sequence TTGAATATTGAGAGTTTAGTTGATCAGAAGATTGCTCTATTAGGTGGAGATGCCCGTGAAATAGAGTTGATATCTATCTTATTAGATAAAGGAGCAGCTTTACAAATAATCGGTCAACCTCCTCAGATTGACTCTGATAGTATAGAAGTGGTTGATTCGCTAGAAGAGATTGATGATGATGTAATTGCAGTAATAGCTCCAATGACAGGAACTGATGAGAAGCTTCAAGTTAAGAAGACCTTTGCTGATAAAGAAGTGGTCTTAACTGAAGATTTCTTTTCAAGATTAACAGCTGGAACTAGATTCTTTATTGGTTTTGCTAAGCCAGAAATTAAAGACTGGTCGCAAAAGTATGGCATAGAGTTGATAGAGTTGGCTGCTTTAGATGAAGTAGCGATTCTAAATGCCATTCCAACAGCAGAAGGTGCTATTGAGATTGTAATGCGTGAGATGCCAATTACTTTACATAACAATAATTCCTTTGTTTTAGGCTTAGGTAGAGTAGGTTTTAGCCTAGCTAGAATGTTAAAGGGAATGGGTAGTAATACTTATGGTGTAGCACGTAAGCCAAAGGACTTTGCTAGAGCTTTAGATATGGGATTTGAACAGGTTGCTTTTAAGGATTTGGATAAAGAGATATCTAAAGCAGACTTTATCTTTAATACCGTTCCAACTTTAATTTTAGATGAAGAATTGTTAAAGAATGTTAGAAAAGATGCCATTATCATCGATTTAGCTTCTTATCCTGGGGGTACAGACTTTGAAGCAGCTAAGAGATTAGGTCTTAAAGCAGAGTTGGCTTTAGGTCTTCCAGGAAAGGTTGCTCCTAAGAGTGCAGGACAGATTTTAGGTAAGGTTATCCCTCGAATGATATTAGAATAG
- a CDS encoding PspA/IM30 family protein, with product MGILSKILSLSKKRVADIEDKLDQNYGIEIASQEIRDAKVEIAKTIKELYNIGANKKIMEDRVEKTQIKINQYEKRAINYLNTNEEESALKISEKIADLEDRLKLEETELKNITEAFNLLKKNIDEAKKNVSKMEHKLNQIKVTNKLNKVKSLTADLTDISRNNLELKNSYLSKLAEQQEFEEKRLEVIREYEQEENLIEEVENSKDNRGNEILERLKEKLQQS from the coding sequence ATGGGAATATTAAGTAAAATCTTAAGTCTTTCCAAAAAAAGGGTAGCTGATATCGAGGATAAATTAGATCAAAATTACGGTATTGAAATAGCATCACAGGAGATTAGAGATGCCAAAGTAGAGATAGCTAAAACTATCAAGGAGCTTTATAATATTGGTGCAAATAAAAAGATTATGGAAGATAGAGTAGAAAAAACTCAGATAAAGATTAATCAATATGAAAAGAGAGCAATAAATTATTTAAACACTAATGAAGAAGAATCAGCCTTAAAAATATCTGAAAAGATTGCAGACCTAGAAGATAGATTAAAATTGGAAGAAACAGAGCTGAAAAATATAACAGAAGCCTTCAATCTTCTTAAAAAGAATATTGATGAAGCTAAGAAAAATGTCTCAAAAATGGAACACAAATTAAATCAGATAAAAGTAACTAATAAACTAAACAAAGTTAAATCACTTACAGCAGACCTGACTGATATAAGTAGAAATAACTTAGAATTAAAGAATAGTTATTTAAGTAAGTTAGCAGAACAGCAGGAATTTGAAGAAAAAAGACTGGAAGTTATTAGAGAATATGAACAAGAAGAGAATCTAATAGAAGAAGTAGAGAATTCTAAAGATAATCGAGGTAATGAAATATTAGAACGGCTAAAGGAAAAACTTCAGCAATCTTAG
- the dapG gene encoding aspartate kinase, which yields MPNIVVQKFGGSSVATEERREQVIDKIINAINQGYKPVIVVSAIGREGAPYATDTLINFAQDVYETIDPRAKDLLMSCGEIISTVIITQALRKRGYEAEPLTGAQASIITDENFGDTRIKEINARRILDVLEENKIPVVAGFQGISENGEITTLGRGGSDTTACALGAALHAEMVEIYTDVEGVMTADPRIVPNAKTLKHVTYNEVCELAYQGARVLHPRAAEIAMRERVPVIVRSTFSDAQGTVISDAFKQDDIEIKGDRPVSGVTSRSNMALFKILPQKEVEKHILLESASVLGCFRELAGEGISVDFINVRPDLITFMVNNDVVEEACDLLTAKGYKYELFEDFAKISVVGAGMTGVPGIMARVVDALTEEEIAIYQTTDSHTTISCLIKIEDEAKGLQALHDKFSLGD from the coding sequence ATGCCTAATATAGTAGTTCAGAAGTTTGGTGGCTCCTCAGTAGCAACTGAGGAAAGAAGGGAGCAGGTAATTGATAAGATCATTAATGCTATCAATCAAGGATATAAACCTGTTATAGTCGTTTCGGCTATTGGTAGAGAAGGTGCTCCCTATGCTACTGATACTTTGATAAATTTTGCTCAAGATGTATATGAGACGATAGATCCTAGAGCAAAGGACTTATTAATGTCTTGTGGTGAAATCATTTCTACAGTGATTATTACTCAGGCATTAAGAAAGAGAGGTTATGAGGCTGAGCCTTTAACAGGAGCTCAAGCCAGTATTATAACCGATGAGAATTTTGGTGACACTAGAATCAAAGAGATTAATGCTAGACGGATATTAGATGTGCTTGAAGAGAACAAGATTCCTGTAGTAGCAGGATTTCAGGGGATCTCTGAAAATGGAGAGATAACTACCTTAGGTCGTGGAGGATCTGATACAACTGCATGTGCTTTAGGTGCTGCTTTACATGCAGAGATGGTAGAGATTTATACAGATGTTGAAGGGGTCATGACTGCTGACCCAAGGATTGTACCAAATGCTAAGACCTTAAAGCATGTGACTTATAATGAGGTCTGTGAACTGGCTTATCAAGGCGCTAGGGTGCTCCATCCTCGGGCTGCTGAAATAGCTATGAGGGAGAGGGTGCCAGTGATTGTTCGTTCTACTTTTAGTGATGCTCAAGGTACAGTAATATCTGATGCCTTCAAGCAGGATGATATAGAGATTAAAGGTGATAGACCAGTTAGTGGTGTAACAAGTCGCTCTAACATGGCATTATTTAAAATTCTACCTCAAAAAGAGGTTGAAAAGCATATCCTTTTAGAGAGCGCTAGTGTCTTAGGATGTTTTAGAGAGCTAGCAGGTGAAGGAATAAGTGTTGATTTTATCAATGTGCGACCTGATTTGATTACCTTTATGGTCAATAATGATGTAGTAGAAGAAGCTTGTGACCTATTAACGGCTAAGGGATATAAGTATGAATTATTTGAGGACTTTGCTAAGATATCTGTAGTGGGGGCAGGAATGACTGGAGTACCAGGAATAATGGCTAGAGTGGTAGATGCATTAACAGAAGAAGAGATTGCAATCTATCAGACAACGGATTCTCATACTACTATCTCTTGTTTGATTAAGATAGAGGATGAAGCAAAGGGCTTACAGGCTTTACATGATAAATTTTCTTTGGGTGATTAA
- the dapB gene encoding 4-hydroxy-tetrahydrodipicolinate reductase — MKRIVVVGANGNMGRTVVKMIAQKQDFELVGAVDVTGVGEDIHQILGLDAPTIRIDKDLPSLLEAVKPDLVIDFTTPEVALDNIQVVVEQGIDMIVGTTGISKEELIEIRKSSQGQNSIIMAPNFAIGAVLMMQFAKKAVKFMKDVEIIELHHNHKAESPSGTAVKTAELIGEVLSEDKDDAEEIEKISGVRGGEMNGVNIHSVRLPGFVSHQEVIFGGLGQTLTMRFDSISRESFMPGLELAINRIDEIEGVVYGVENLIDI; from the coding sequence GTGAAGAGAATAGTAGTAGTTGGTGCAAATGGTAATATGGGAAGAACAGTAGTTAAGATGATTGCTCAAAAGCAAGACTTTGAATTGGTAGGAGCAGTTGATGTTACTGGGGTTGGAGAGGATATTCATCAGATTTTAGGATTAGATGCTCCGACTATTAGAATAGATAAAGATTTACCTTCATTATTAGAAGCTGTTAAGCCAGATTTGGTTATTGACTTTACTACTCCTGAAGTTGCACTTGATAATATACAAGTAGTAGTTGAGCAAGGGATAGATATGATAGTTGGTACTACTGGTATCTCTAAAGAAGAGCTGATTGAGATAAGAAAGTCAAGCCAAGGGCAGAACTCGATTATTATGGCACCAAATTTTGCTATTGGTGCAGTATTAATGATGCAATTTGCTAAAAAGGCAGTAAAATTTATGAAGGATGTAGAGATTATAGAATTACATCATAATCATAAGGCAGAGTCACCATCAGGGACTGCTGTTAAGACTGCTGAGTTAATTGGTGAAGTCTTATCTGAGGATAAAGATGATGCTGAAGAGATTGAGAAGATATCAGGGGTACGTGGTGGAGAGATGAATGGAGTAAATATTCATAGTGTACGTTTGCCTGGCTTTGTTTCACATCAAGAGGTTATCTTTGGGGGATTGGGTCAGACTTTGACTATGCGTTTTGATTCAATTAGCCGAGAATCTTTTATGCCAGGACTAGAGCTGGCAATTAACAGAATCGATGAGATTGAAGGTGTAGTTTATGGTGTTGAAAATTTAATTGACATTTAA
- a CDS encoding dipicolinate synthase subunit B, which produces MNFTGKKIGFALTGSHCTLAKVLPAIEDLIERGAKVFPILSESVLRDETRFGTPQKWREKVIDITGNQPITTIPEAEPIGPQGLLDIVVVAPCTGNTLAKIVNGITDTVVTMAVKAHLRNQRPVVLAIATNDGLGNNAQNIGLLMNTSNIYLVPLGQDNPVVKPNSLVARMDLIVDAIEYAVESKQIQPVFIEYRGI; this is translated from the coding sequence ATCAACTTTACTGGTAAGAAGATTGGATTTGCTTTAACTGGTTCTCATTGTACTTTAGCTAAAGTATTACCAGCTATAGAGGATTTAATAGAAAGGGGAGCAAAGGTCTTTCCTATTCTATCAGAGAGTGTACTAAGGGATGAAACCCGTTTTGGTACTCCCCAAAAGTGGAGGGAGAAGGTTATTGATATTACAGGTAATCAACCAATAACAACTATTCCAGAGGCTGAACCAATTGGACCACAGGGGTTATTAGATATAGTAGTTGTGGCTCCTTGCACAGGTAATACTCTAGCTAAAATAGTTAATGGTATAACAGATACAGTAGTAACGATGGCTGTTAAAGCTCATTTAAGAAATCAAAGACCAGTGGTTTTAGCAATTGCTACTAATGATGGCTTGGGTAATAATGCTCAAAATATTGGGTTGTTGATGAATACTTCAAATATTTATTTAGTCCCCTTGGGACAAGATAATCCTGTTGTTAAACCTAATTCTTTAGTAGCAAGGATGGATTTAATTGTAGATGCTATTGAGTATGCAGTAGAAAGTAAGCAGATACAACCTGTATTTATTGAATACAGAGGAATATAA
- a CDS encoding aspartate-semialdehyde dehydrogenase yields MKKYNVAVVGATGAVGREMLSILEERDFPFENLKLLASERSAGKKMTCKGKEYTVEATTPESFEGVDIALFSAGAGASKKFAPEAAKRGAVVVDNSSQWRMDPEVPLVVPEVNPEDIFKHKGIIANPNCSTIQMVAALKPIYDKVGIERIVVSTYQAVSGTGKAAIDELREQAKAILANEEVKSEVYPYQIAFNVLPHIDIFFDDGYTKEEIKMVNETKKIMGDDSIKVTATAARVPVVYGHAESVNIETKEKLTVSEAKELLDNAPGVSVVDKPEELAYPMQIDVENNDDVLVGRIREDNTIEKGLNLWIVANNLRKGAALNTIQIAERLVQG; encoded by the coding sequence ATGAAGAAGTATAATGTAGCGGTAGTAGGTGCAACTGGTGCAGTAGGTAGAGAGATGTTAAGTATTTTGGAAGAGAGGGACTTTCCTTTTGAGAATTTAAAGCTTTTAGCAAGTGAGCGTTCTGCAGGTAAGAAGATGACTTGTAAGGGTAAGGAATATACTGTAGAAGCAACTACTCCAGAATCTTTTGAAGGTGTAGATATTGCATTATTTAGTGCAGGTGCTGGTGCTAGTAAGAAATTTGCTCCAGAAGCTGCTAAAAGAGGTGCAGTTGTGGTAGATAATAGTAGTCAATGGAGAATGGATCCAGAGGTTCCTTTAGTAGTTCCAGAGGTAAATCCAGAGGATATCTTTAAACATAAAGGAATCATTGCTAATCCAAACTGTTCTACAATTCAAATGGTAGCAGCTTTAAAGCCTATCTATGATAAAGTAGGAATTGAGCGAATCGTAGTATCGACATATCAAGCGGTATCTGGAACTGGAAAAGCAGCTATTGATGAGTTAAGAGAGCAGGCTAAAGCTATTTTAGCCAATGAAGAGGTCAAGTCAGAAGTATATCCTTATCAGATTGCTTTTAATGTATTGCCACATATTGATATTTTCTTCGATGATGGCTATACTAAAGAGGAAATTAAGATGGTTAACGAGACTAAGAAGATTATGGGTGATGACAGCATTAAAGTGACTGCTACAGCAGCGCGAGTTCCTGTTGTTTATGGTCATGCTGAATCAGTTAATATAGAGACTAAAGAGAAATTGACAGTCTCAGAGGCTAAAGAATTGTTAGATAATGCTCCAGGAGTAAGTGTAGTAGATAAACCAGAAGAATTGGCTTATCCAATGCAAATAGATGTTGAGAATAATGATGATGTATTGGTCGGTAGAATCAGAGAAGACAATACTATTGAAAAGGGATTAAATCTATGGATTGTTGCTAATAACTTAAGAAAGGGAGCTGCTTTAAATACGATTCAAATTGCTGAGAGGCTGGTTCAAGGATAA
- a CDS encoding ribonuclease J, whose amino-acid sequence MSKNRIGEVTVIPLGGLGEIGKNMMVVEANDEILVIDAGVKFPEDELYGVDLVIPDISYLIRNKDRVKGIVLTHGHEDHIGALPYVLKELNVPVYGTKLTLGLLSGKLKSHNMLGNTYLRHVYPGHSVKVSSFKVEFIRVNHSIADSCALAIHTPAGPLVYASDFKFDQTPIDGKMADIHKLADLGSKGVLALFSDSTNVEREGFTMSEKEVGKTIDESFSESDKKLFIASFASNIHRIQQVFDAAVKYGRKVALSGRSMVNNVHIALDLGYLQVPEGLLIDLKDVSSLPEDKVVLLMTGSQGERMAALTRMARGDHHQISVENGDTIVVSATAIPGNARAVGRTINQLFKRGANVIYEALSGVHVSGHASQEELKLMLNLTKPKYFFPVHGEYRHLHLHAKLAQRVGIPKENIFIPDLGDKITLTPEKGYQSGSVESGRVLIDGLGVGDVGSVVLRDRKLLSENGVLMVVVTINKKGKVIAGPDIISRGFVYIRESGDLINEATRQVECALSECEEHNITEWSVLKSKIRSSLDDFLYSRTRRRPMILPIIMEV is encoded by the coding sequence ATGTCAAAAAATAGAATAGGAGAAGTTACAGTTATTCCTTTAGGAGGACTAGGGGAAATCGGTAAAAATATGATGGTAGTTGAAGCCAATGATGAGATTTTGGTAATAGATGCTGGTGTAAAGTTTCCTGAGGATGAACTTTATGGAGTTGATTTAGTAATTCCAGATATCTCTTATCTAATTAGAAATAAAGATAGAGTTAAGGGGATAGTACTTACTCATGGTCATGAAGATCATATAGGAGCTTTACCTTATGTGCTAAAGGAGTTAAATGTTCCAGTTTATGGAACTAAGTTGACCTTAGGATTGTTGAGTGGAAAATTAAAATCTCACAACATGTTAGGAAATACTTATTTAAGGCATGTATATCCAGGTCATTCAGTAAAAGTTTCTTCATTTAAGGTTGAATTTATTAGAGTAAATCATAGTATTGCTGATTCTTGTGCATTGGCTATACATACTCCAGCTGGACCTTTGGTTTATGCAAGTGACTTTAAATTTGATCAGACTCCAATAGATGGAAAGATGGCTGATATCCATAAATTAGCTGATTTAGGCAGTAAAGGAGTATTGGCTTTATTCTCTGATAGTACTAATGTAGAGCGTGAAGGTTTTACTATGTCTGAAAAAGAAGTCGGCAAGACGATTGATGAGAGTTTTAGTGAATCTGATAAAAAACTCTTTATAGCTAGTTTTGCTTCAAATATCCATCGTATTCAGCAGGTCTTTGATGCAGCTGTGAAGTATGGACGTAAGGTTGCTTTAAGTGGTCGCAGTATGGTTAATAATGTTCATATAGCCTTAGATTTAGGATATTTACAAGTGCCTGAAGGACTATTAATAGACTTGAAAGATGTCAGTAGTCTTCCTGAAGATAAGGTAGTATTATTAATGACTGGAAGTCAAGGAGAACGTATGGCTGCTTTGACTAGAATGGCAAGGGGAGATCATCACCAAATCAGTGTTGAAAATGGTGATACTATTGTTGTCTCTGCTACAGCTATTCCTGGTAATGCAAGAGCTGTAGGTAGAACGATTAACCAATTGTTTAAACGTGGAGCAAATGTTATCTATGAAGCTTTATCAGGAGTCCATGTTTCTGGTCATGCTAGCCAAGAAGAGTTGAAGCTGATGTTAAATTTAACGAAACCAAAATACTTTTTCCCAGTCCATGGAGAGTATCGCCACCTACATTTACATGCAAAACTTGCTCAACGTGTAGGAATCCCTAAGGAAAATATCTTTATCCCTGATTTAGGTGATAAGATCACCTTAACACCTGAAAAAGGCTATCAAAGTGGTAGTGTAGAGTCAGGCAGAGTTTTAATAGATGGTTTAGGTGTTGGTGATGTAGGTAGTGTAGTACTACGTGATAGAAAGCTACTATCTGAAAATGGTGTACTTATGGTGGTTGTAACAATTAATAAAAAAGGTAAAGTAATTGCTGGTCCTGATATTATTTCCCGTGGTTTTGTTTATATAAGAGAGTCAGGAGATCTGATTAATGAAGCTACCCGTCAAGTGGAATGTGCATTATCAGAGTGTGAAGAGCACAATATTACTGAATGGTCAGTGTTAAAATCAAAGATTAGAAGTTCTTTAGATGATTTCTTATATAGTAGAACTAGAAGAAGACCGATGATATTACCGATTATTATGGAAGTATAA
- a CDS encoding YiaA/YiaB family inner membrane protein: MEKPYVDSTPRYWSVFAKLNFALAVISVGISVYLLEVTLVTKGYFIISTLYMFTTTVVLSKTIRDEAEAKKIINKIEEAKTNKILKDYGDE; the protein is encoded by the coding sequence ATGGAAAAACCATATGTTGATAGTACACCAAGATATTGGTCAGTATTTGCAAAATTAAATTTTGCACTGGCTGTTATCTCAGTAGGAATCAGTGTTTATCTATTAGAAGTTACACTAGTAACTAAGGGATATTTTATCATCTCAACACTTTATATGTTCACTACTACTGTAGTACTATCCAAAACAATCAGAGACGAGGCAGAAGCAAAAAAGATCATCAACAAGATTGAGGAGGCAAAAACAAATAAAATCTTGAAAGATTATGGTGATGAATAA
- a CDS encoding dipicolinate synthase subunit B yields MGFNFIGKKIGFALTGSHCTLDKVMPVMEELVDKGAELTPILSEAILTHETRFGTPEKWRSQVIDITGNEPITTIPEAEPIGPQNLFDIIIVAPCTGNTTAKLANAITDTTVVMSIKAQLRNKRPVVLAIATNDGLGNNAKNIGYLINTPNLYFVPFGQDAPEGKPNSLVSRMDLIVDTVEYALKGKQLQPVVIEHKGV; encoded by the coding sequence ATGGGATTTAATTTTATAGGAAAGAAGATTGGATTTGCTTTGACAGGTTCTCATTGTACATTAGATAAAGTGATGCCTGTAATGGAAGAATTGGTAGATAAAGGGGCTGAACTTACCCCTATTTTATCAGAAGCGATATTGACCCATGAAACACGTTTTGGTACTCCAGAGAAATGGAGAAGCCAAGTTATAGATATAACAGGAAATGAACCGATTACTACTATTCCAGAGGCTGAGCCTATTGGTCCTCAGAATCTATTTGATATAATTATTGTAGCACCATGTACTGGGAATACTACAGCTAAACTCGCCAATGCTATTACTGATACCACTGTAGTGATGTCAATCAAAGCTCAGCTTAGAAATAAAAGACCTGTTGTTTTAGCGATAGCTACCAATGACGGATTAGGTAATAACGCTAAAAATATAGGTTATTTAATCAATACTCCAAATCTTTATTTTGTTCCCTTTGGTCAAGATGCACCAGAGGGCAAGCCAAATTCATTGGTATCTAGAATGGATTTGATAGTGGATACAGTTGAGTATGCTTTAAAAGGTAAACAACTGCAACCAGTTGTGATTGAACATAAAGGAGTATGA
- the dapA gene encoding 4-hydroxy-tetrahydrodipicolinate synthase — protein MSFGEVLTAMVTPFNEDLTINYEQAVGLANYLVDNGSDGLVVLGTTGEVPTLSSKEKVKLLEVIVEAVGDKAKIIAGTGSYSTQASIDFTKEAEEIGVDGVMLVTPYYNKPPQEGLYNHFKMVAEATDLPIMLYNVPGRTSRNIEPETIVKLAEIDNIIAVKEASGNLDQVIKIRSLTDDNFKIYSGDDSLTLPILSIGGEGVVSVASHLVGNEIKAMISDFKAGKIKEAAQQNAKLNKLFSTMFISTNPIPVKAALNLVGKEVGGLRPPLVELTEELEERLKSVLQEYDLVD, from the coding sequence ATGAGCTTTGGTGAAGTATTGACAGCAATGGTTACTCCTTTTAATGAGGATTTAACAATAAATTATGAGCAAGCAGTAGGATTGGCAAATTACTTAGTAGATAATGGCTCTGATGGATTGGTAGTTTTGGGTACTACTGGTGAAGTGCCTACTTTAAGTAGCAAAGAGAAAGTTAAGTTATTAGAAGTGATAGTAGAAGCAGTAGGGGATAAAGCAAAGATAATTGCTGGAACAGGATCTTACTCTACTCAGGCAAGTATTGATTTTACTAAAGAGGCTGAAGAGATTGGAGTAGATGGTGTAATGTTAGTAACTCCATACTACAATAAACCACCACAAGAAGGCTTGTACAATCATTTTAAGATGGTTGCTGAAGCAACTGATTTACCAATTATGCTTTATAATGTACCTGGGAGGACCAGTAGAAATATTGAGCCTGAAACTATCGTTAAATTAGCAGAAATTGATAATATCATTGCTGTTAAGGAAGCAAGTGGAAATCTTGATCAAGTGATTAAGATTAGAAGTTTAACTGATGATAATTTCAAAATCTATAGTGGTGATGATAGTCTGACCTTACCTATTCTTTCTATTGGAGGAGAGGGTGTGGTAAGTGTAGCCTCTCATCTAGTTGGTAATGAAATTAAAGCAATGATTAGTGATTTTAAAGCTGGTAAGATAAAAGAAGCAGCCCAGCAGAATGCTAAGTTAAATAAATTGTTTAGTACTATGTTTATTAGTACAAATCCTATCCCTGTCAAAGCAGCGTTAAATTTGGTAGGTAAAGAGGTTGGAGGTTTAAGGCCACCATTAGTAGAGCTTACTGAGGAATTAGAAGAGAGATTAAAAAGTGTCTTACAAGAGTACGATTTGGTAGATTAA
- a CDS encoding DUF1259 domain-containing protein, whose translation MNKDLHCQCNDPHCPRKLCNKFANILDSSIITSQADLCVVTRVRDINPIILDIPTRSPLVINALFSFELIEEGDEVLNLGETVILQEEINPFISVLRALGLQVTALHNHWLFDNPRLFYIHWQSVEDPIVFVQKVAIAFELLENNCIS comes from the coding sequence ATGAATAAAGATCTTCATTGTCAATGTAATGACCCACACTGTCCAAGAAAGTTGTGTAATAAATTTGCAAATATACTTGATAGTTCAATTATTACCTCACAAGCAGATTTATGTGTTGTAACACGTGTACGAGATATTAATCCTATAATCTTAGATATTCCAACTAGAAGTCCTCTTGTAATTAATGCATTATTCTCCTTTGAATTAATTGAGGAAGGAGATGAGGTACTTAACTTAGGGGAAACTGTAATCTTGCAAGAAGAGATTAATCCCTTTATAAGTGTCCTTAGAGCTTTAGGACTTCAAGTTACAGCACTGCATAATCATTGGTTATTCGATAACCCAAGATTATTTTATATTCATTGGCAGTCTGTAGAAGACCCAATAGTTTTTGTACAGAAGGTTGCTATAGCTTTTGAGTTGCTTGAGAATAATTGTATAAGTTAA
- the dapB gene encoding 4-hydroxy-tetrahydrodipicolinate reductase, whose protein sequence is MKKIIVTGANGKMGQEVIRMISEKEDFELVGAVDVSGVGEDIHQILGIDAPAVKISDDLALTLDNTDANVLVDFTNVTVVMDNIKIAIEKEIDVVVGATGITEVDLDNIKEMNQGATNKIIIAPNFAIGAILMMQFAKQAAKFMDHVEIVELHHDRKIDAPSGTAIKTAELISENLSKDKNEIDQIEKIPGARGGEHDNIHIHSIRLPGLVAHQEVIFGGLGQTLTIRHDSINRKSFMPGVELAIRKLDEIEGVVYGLDNVIDL, encoded by the coding sequence ATGAAGAAGATAATAGTAACTGGAGCCAATGGTAAGATGGGGCAAGAGGTTATTAGAATGATTAGTGAGAAAGAGGACTTTGAATTGGTAGGAGCTGTTGATGTTAGTGGTGTTGGAGAGGATATCCACCAAATTTTAGGAATAGATGCTCCTGCTGTTAAGATAAGTGACGACCTAGCACTAACTTTAGATAATACTGACGCCAATGTATTAGTCGATTTTACCAATGTGACGGTAGTTATGGATAATATTAAAATAGCTATTGAAAAAGAAATAGACGTAGTAGTTGGCGCTACTGGTATTACTGAAGTTGATTTAGATAATATTAAAGAGATGAATCAAGGTGCTACTAATAAGATAATTATTGCACCTAACTTTGCTATTGGAGCAATTTTAATGATGCAATTTGCTAAGCAAGCAGCCAAGTTTATGGATCATGTTGAGATTGTAGAATTACACCATGACCGCAAAATTGATGCTCCTTCGGGAACAGCAATCAAAACGGCTGAATTAATCAGTGAGAACCTATCTAAAGATAAGAATGAGATAGATCAGATTGAAAAGATTCCTGGAGCACGTGGTGGAGAGCATGATAATATCCATATTCATAGTATTCGTCTACCAGGTTTAGTAGCTCATCAGGAGGTTATCTTTGGTGGTTTAGGTCAGACCTTAACAATTAGACATGATTCAATCAATCGTAAGTCCTTTATGCCTGGAGTTGAGTTAGCTATTAGAAAGTTAGATGAGATTGAAGGGGTAGTTTATGGACTTGATAATGTGATCGATTTATAA